TGGGGGCACATGCCCGGCGAGGTGTTTCGCGAGGCGATCACCTCCGGCACCGATATCCGGCCGACCATCGCGGTGACCAAGGCGCGCTTGAGCCTGCCGGAGATCCTGGCGGCGATGGGTGCCCATCGGCTGGCCGCCGACGGCACGGTGCTGCACGCCACCGGCGACATCTCGGTCACCAAGATCGCGGTCGACCCGGTCTGGTACCTGCCGGGCGTCGCCGCCCGCTTCGGCACCAGCGAGACGAGCTTACGCCGCACCCTGTTCGAGCAGACCGGCGGCATGTTCCCCGAGCTCGTCACCCGGCCCGACCTCCAGGTCTTCCTGCCGCCGATCGGCGGCTGCACCGTCTACGTGATGGGCGAGGTGTCGGGCCTGACCGACCCGCGCCGGCGCATCGCCTGCCGGGTCCACGACGAGTGCAACGGCTCGGACGTGTTCGGCTCCGACATCTGCACCTGCCGGCCCTACCTCACCCACGGCATCGAGGAATGCGTGCGCGAGGCGCAGGCCGGCGGCACCGGGGTCATCGTCTACAACCGCAAGGAGGGGCGGGCGCTCGGCGAGGTGACGAAGTTCCTGGTCTACAACGCCCGCAAGCGCCAGGAGGGGGGCGATTCCGCCGCCACCTACTTCGAGCGCACCGAGTGCGTCGCCGGCGTGCAGGATGCCCGCTTCCAGCAACTGATGCCGGACGTGCTGCACTGGCTCGGCATCCGCCGCATCGACCGGCTGATGTCGATGTCGAACATGAAGTACGACGCGATCACCGGATCGGGCATCGAGGTCGGCGAGCGGGTGCCGATCCCGCCGGAGCTGATCCCGCCGGACGCCTCGGTGGAGATGGAAGCCAAGAAGGCGGCGGGCTACTACGCGCCCGACGGCGTCACCGAATCCCTCGACGCCGTGAAGGGCCGCGACCTCGAGCGGTTCTAGGAGAACCGAGCGCTTCCGATCCCCTCGATGGCGCCCGTCCGACTTGTCCCTGGAGATGCCCGTGCCTGAGTTTTCGACCGCCCGCAGCCTGCTCTCGGCCCGGGCGGTGCGCGCCCGCGCCGAGACCCTGCTCAAGGCCGGACTCGAGGGGCGGCTCGACCATTTCGTGGTCGATCTCGACCGCCTCGGGCCTTGCGCCGACGCCGTGGTCGAGACCATCCGTGACGCCTATCCGGACCTCGCGATCCCCTATCATGCCCGCTGGCGCCACTTCTCGGTCGGCGGCTTCGAGCGCTGGGGCTCGCTCGTCCACGCCGCGCCCTTCGAGGATCCGGCCGAGCAGGCCCGCGCC
This is a stretch of genomic DNA from Methylobacterium sp. 17Sr1-1. It encodes these proteins:
- a CDS encoding GTP cyclohydrolase II, which gives rise to MTSSNRSTHIRLTSHPEPGTARWPIRWGAADPRERGPIIGTVTNPADRNVIGANGGAYSLYRALAIAGRAMNPLARPDLTNTHPVVAIGPHPQWADPAKIVSLDPWGHMPGEVFREAITSGTDIRPTIAVTKARLSLPEILAAMGAHRLAADGTVLHATGDISVTKIAVDPVWYLPGVAARFGTSETSLRRTLFEQTGGMFPELVTRPDLQVFLPPIGGCTVYVMGEVSGLTDPRRRIACRVHDECNGSDVFGSDICTCRPYLTHGIEECVREAQAGGTGVIVYNRKEGRALGEVTKFLVYNARKRQEGGDSAATYFERTECVAGVQDARFQQLMPDVLHWLGIRRIDRLMSMSNMKYDAITGSGIEVGERVPIPPELIPPDASVEMEAKKAAGYYAPDGVTESLDAVKGRDLERF